A window from Salvia miltiorrhiza cultivar Shanhuang (shh) chromosome 2, IMPLAD_Smil_shh, whole genome shotgun sequence encodes these proteins:
- the LOC131012323 gene encoding uncharacterized protein LOC131012323, whose protein sequence is MARSNKYTSLNFNGIFEKKLSNNNHQSATSTPSSAKSFSNQSKTVLSNSRIHGHMLVLTRPTPKPISIPQKSEIKEQISSASPPPPPPPSDQIKAVSEPDSISLRPQGRTGSAPVLSSSPLPSPVSPLPSKFVPPHLRPGFVGKEEKPGSELVKSGFKAKPDFRGHRPGQGQDPGNYGSVVIEGRPKSGSGYDPIRRGRELSDLNRPGSSGTRPSSSG, encoded by the coding sequence ATGGCAAGAAGCAACAAGTACACCTCCCTCAACTTCAATGGAATTTTCGAGAAAAAGCTGAGCAACAACAATCATCAATCCGCCACCAGCACCCCTTCCTCCGCTAAATCATTTTCCAATCAGAGCAAAACCGTCTTATCCAATTCCCGGATCCATGGACATATGCTCGTTTTGACCCGACCCACGCCCAAACCCATCTCCATCCCCCAGAAATCGGAAATCAAGGAGCAGATCTCTTCCGCTTCTCCTCCccctccgccgccgccctcaGATCAGATCAAGGCCGTGTCCGAACCCGATTCGATCTCCCTCCGCCCGCAGGGCCGGACCGGGTCCGCGCCGGTGCTGAGCTCGTCGCCCTTGCCTTCTCCCGTGTCGCCGCTGCCGTCGAAGTTCGTGCCTCCGCATCTCAGGCCGGGGTTCGTGGGGAAAGAGGAGAAGCCGGGGTCGGAGCTCGTGAAGAGCGGCTTTAAGGCTAAACCGGATTTCAGAGGGCACAGACCGGGTCAGGGTCAGGATCCGGGGAATTACGGGTCTGTGGTGATCGAGGGGAGGCCGAAATCTGGAAGCGGGTATGACCCGATAAGGAGAGGCCGTGAGCTGTCGGATCTGAACCGCCCCGGTTCCAGTGGGACCCGACCCAGTTCTAGTGGATGA